One genomic window of Marinobacter adhaerens HP15 includes the following:
- a CDS encoding flagellar basal body P-ring protein FlgI — MSLRRVIVWVLALAVVSAPVLADRLKDLSRIKGVRNNQLVGYGLVVGLDGTGDKAPFTNQTFRNMMNQFGVTLPEGVNPNLANVAAVTVSATLPPFAKAGQEIDITVSSIGNADSLRGGTLLMTSLKGADGQVYAMAQGSLVVGGFGAQGQDGSRITVNVPSVGRIPNGATIEREVASPFSQGDTITFHLLRPDFTTARRVVEAVNDRLGPDMAYAHDATSISVRAPRDPSQRVSFLSILENIEVDPAQDAAKVVINSRTGTIVVGQNVQVSAAAVTHGNLTVTIQENPNVEQPNPFAGGDTAIEQDSQIAITEEPARMFKFGPAVTLNEIVQAVNQVGAAPGDVMAVLEALKQAGALRAELIVI, encoded by the coding sequence ATGAGCTTGCGCCGTGTCATTGTCTGGGTTCTTGCCCTGGCTGTGGTTTCTGCCCCGGTTTTGGCAGACCGCCTGAAGGATCTTTCCCGAATCAAGGGTGTCCGCAACAACCAGTTGGTGGGATATGGCCTGGTGGTTGGTCTTGATGGAACCGGTGACAAGGCGCCGTTTACCAATCAGACCTTCAGGAACATGATGAACCAGTTCGGCGTGACGCTTCCGGAAGGCGTCAACCCGAATCTTGCCAATGTCGCGGCCGTTACGGTGAGTGCGACATTGCCGCCCTTCGCCAAAGCGGGGCAGGAAATCGACATTACTGTGTCGTCCATCGGCAACGCCGACAGTCTGCGCGGCGGAACCTTGCTGATGACGTCACTGAAAGGTGCTGATGGACAGGTCTATGCCATGGCCCAGGGCAGTCTGGTGGTGGGTGGCTTCGGTGCTCAGGGACAGGACGGTTCCCGAATCACCGTGAACGTTCCCAGCGTTGGGCGGATTCCCAATGGCGCCACGATTGAGCGGGAGGTGGCTTCGCCATTCAGTCAGGGCGACACCATAACCTTTCATCTGCTGCGCCCGGATTTCACAACGGCTCGCAGGGTGGTCGAGGCCGTTAATGATCGTCTCGGCCCGGATATGGCTTATGCCCACGACGCCACGTCGATTTCCGTCCGCGCACCGCGGGACCCTTCCCAGCGGGTCAGCTTTCTGTCGATTCTCGAAAACATCGAGGTTGATCCGGCTCAGGATGCCGCGAAAGTGGTCATCAACAGCCGTACCGGCACCATCGTGGTTGGCCAGAATGTTCAGGTCAGTGCGGCAGCCGTTACTCACGGCAATCTGACGGTGACCATTCAGGAAAACCCCAACGTGGAGCAGCCGAATCCCTTTGCCGGTGGAGACACCGCCATTGAGCAGGATTCCCAGATTGCCATTACCGAGGAGCCGGCACGGATGTTCAAGTTCGGCCCCGCCGTCACCCTGAACGAGATCGTTCAGGCCGTGAACCAGGTGGGTGCGGCGCCTGGTGATGTCATGGCGGTACTTGAAGCCTTGAAACAGGCCGGTGCACTGCGCGCCGAACTGATCGTGATCTAG
- a CDS encoding flagellar basal body rod protein FlgF yields MDKALYIGMSGAKQNMLAQQAHANNLANVSTTGFKKDFAQARSMPVYGEHHPTRAYAMTERPGTDLSAGALMETGRKLDVAVEGEGWLAIQNDQGEEVFTRSGSLQVDVNGLVRLANGELVLGNGGPVALPPFDNVEIGADGTVSIVPVGGPPDQLVEVDRLKLVSPPPEALEKGLDGHMRRKPDQALDGPEPPDANQRVASGFLESSNVNAVEEMISNLQLSRQYEMQVKVMTTANENSEATARLLQNL; encoded by the coding sequence ATGGACAAAGCCCTCTACATCGGTATGTCTGGCGCCAAGCAGAATATGCTGGCCCAGCAGGCCCATGCCAATAACCTGGCGAACGTCAGTACCACCGGCTTCAAGAAAGACTTCGCCCAGGCCCGCAGTATGCCTGTCTACGGGGAACACCACCCGACTCGTGCCTATGCCATGACAGAGAGGCCCGGCACGGACCTGTCCGCCGGGGCATTGATGGAAACAGGGCGCAAACTGGATGTGGCTGTGGAAGGTGAGGGATGGCTTGCCATTCAGAACGATCAGGGCGAGGAAGTCTTCACCCGCAGTGGCAGTCTCCAGGTGGATGTCAACGGCCTGGTGCGCCTTGCCAATGGCGAACTGGTGCTTGGCAACGGTGGGCCGGTCGCGCTGCCTCCTTTCGACAATGTCGAGATTGGCGCCGATGGCACTGTCTCAATTGTTCCTGTCGGTGGGCCACCGGACCAGCTGGTTGAAGTGGACCGGCTGAAGCTGGTCAGCCCGCCGCCGGAAGCCCTCGAGAAAGGTCTTGACGGACACATGCGCCGAAAGCCGGATCAGGCTCTGGATGGGCCCGAGCCACCGGATGCAAACCAGCGGGTTGCCTCAGGATTCCTTGAAAGCTCCAACGTAAACGCGGTGGAAGAGATGATCTCCAACCTCCAGCTGTCCCGGCAATACGAGATGCAGGTGAAGGTAATGACCACCGCGAACGAGAATTCCGAAGCAACGGCACGGCTGTTGCAGAACCTTTAA
- the flgL gene encoding flagellar hook-associated protein FlgL translates to MIRISSQQIFSGGINRLQELNTSLNNTQQQISTGQRVNKPSDDPVAAARILKLDQELSRVETYQRNVDLADNRLKQEENALSSSIDVIQRIRELTVQAGNGSLSANDRRSISSELEERLGQLANIANTRDASGEYIFSGFQGSVKAFEQDPSGSWVYQGDEGQRVLEIDDGVTVPISDNGKDIFVRVPAAITGEHSTVSTPGASISGVKLVNEADLAAAYPNSFPDDITVEVDAGGNIIATDSQGDVLTVDPATYQSGEPFEVAGVEVTLTDAVPGAGDVFTLKINEKQSVFGTIENLISGLNNIDKSSPDGQSQYDDLIANSLINLDNAQESIILKQTELGGRMNAVESTKSFLEDSSVYSNEIRSQLQDVDYAEAISTLSFQSFVLQAAQQSFAQVSQLSLFDRL, encoded by the coding sequence ATGATCAGAATTTCATCACAGCAGATTTTTTCAGGCGGCATTAATCGGCTCCAGGAGCTCAATACCAGCCTGAATAACACCCAGCAACAGATCTCGACTGGCCAGAGGGTAAACAAACCTTCCGACGATCCGGTCGCTGCAGCGCGCATTCTGAAGCTGGATCAGGAGCTTTCGCGGGTTGAAACCTATCAGCGTAACGTCGACCTGGCGGACAACCGTCTGAAACAGGAAGAAAATGCTCTTTCAAGTTCGATCGATGTGATTCAGCGGATCCGGGAGCTGACGGTTCAGGCGGGTAATGGGTCATTGTCGGCCAACGACCGGCGGTCGATTTCTTCGGAGCTGGAGGAACGCCTGGGCCAGCTCGCCAATATTGCCAATACCCGTGATGCCTCTGGCGAATACATCTTTAGCGGATTCCAGGGCTCGGTAAAGGCTTTTGAGCAGGATCCCTCTGGCAGTTGGGTCTACCAGGGCGACGAGGGGCAGCGAGTCCTCGAAATCGATGATGGCGTCACCGTTCCGATCAGCGATAACGGCAAGGACATTTTCGTGAGGGTTCCTGCGGCCATCACCGGCGAACACAGCACGGTGAGCACGCCGGGCGCTTCTATTTCAGGCGTCAAGCTGGTTAACGAGGCAGATCTGGCTGCCGCCTACCCCAACTCATTCCCGGACGACATTACGGTTGAGGTTGATGCCGGTGGCAATATTATCGCTACGGACAGCCAGGGTGATGTGTTGACGGTGGATCCGGCAACCTATCAAAGTGGTGAGCCCTTTGAAGTTGCCGGTGTTGAAGTGACTCTGACAGATGCGGTTCCCGGTGCGGGGGATGTGTTTACGCTGAAGATCAATGAAAAACAGTCGGTGTTCGGCACCATTGAGAACCTGATTTCCGGTTTGAACAACATCGACAAGAGCAGTCCGGATGGGCAGTCCCAGTACGACGACCTGATTGCCAATTCCCTGATCAACCTCGATAACGCCCAGGAAAGCATTATCCTCAAGCAGACGGAGTTGGGAGGCCGGATGAACGCGGTGGAATCGACCAAGTCATTCCTGGAGGATTCGTCGGTCTACAGCAATGAAATACGGTCCCAGCTGCAGGATGTGGACTACGCAGAGGCCATCAGCACACTGAGTTTCCAGAGCTTCGTGTTGCAGGCGGCCCAGCAGTCGTTTGCCCAGGTTTCGCAGCTGTCACTGTTCGATCGATTGTAA
- the yajC gene encoding preprotein translocase subunit YajC, whose translation MKAFKMLVAGLLALMPALAMAQDPAAQGMGVMGQVIFFAGFILIFYFLIWRPQSKRAKEHKALMSGLNKGDEVVTSGGVAGKITKVTDDFIVVEVADNVEIKVQKVAVAAALPKGTLKDI comes from the coding sequence ATGAAAGCTTTTAAAATGCTCGTTGCCGGCCTTTTGGCTCTGATGCCTGCTCTTGCCATGGCGCAGGACCCGGCTGCTCAGGGAATGGGTGTTATGGGCCAGGTGATCTTTTTCGCCGGCTTCATCCTGATTTTCTACTTCCTGATCTGGCGCCCACAGTCCAAGCGTGCGAAAGAGCACAAGGCTCTGATGTCCGGCCTGAATAAAGGTGATGAAGTTGTGACCTCTGGTGGTGTTGCCGGCAAAATTACCAAGGTGACTGACGATTTCATCGTTGTGGAAGTTGCTGACAACGTAGAGATCAAGGTCCAGAAAGTAGCCGTTGCTGCGGCGCTGCCGAAGGGCACGCTCAAGGACATCTGA
- the flgJ gene encoding flagellar assembly peptidoglycan hydrolase FlgJ codes for MQDYKVQQAQVYTDFNGLNALKAQARTDKESALREVARQFESLFLSEMLKSMRKAGDVFAEGNYLKSNQSELYRDMFDSQMSLTMAGGKGSGLAEALVRQLSKQIPGMNDEGGRLAGHKASLADYDRSLPALNAELPERVREVTSVAQKAPSAVTSTPSDLPHQFESPEHFVAELLPVAERIARDSGIDPKLMVAQAALETGWGRHMIRGEQGEPSFNLFGIKADSRWQGDAVSITTTEYREGLPMKEQANFRAYRDYESSFRDYVSFLESNPRYREVLSVADQPEVFAEKLQEAGYATDPNYGNKIRQIMNRDSLMTLSMGSDGMKE; via the coding sequence ATGCAGGACTACAAGGTTCAACAGGCCCAGGTTTACACCGACTTCAACGGTCTTAATGCGTTGAAGGCCCAGGCTCGCACTGATAAGGAGTCCGCTCTTCGAGAGGTGGCGCGCCAGTTCGAGAGCCTGTTCCTGTCTGAAATGCTGAAGTCCATGCGTAAGGCCGGCGATGTCTTTGCTGAGGGCAACTACCTGAAGAGCAATCAGTCCGAGCTGTACCGGGATATGTTCGACAGCCAGATGAGTCTGACCATGGCTGGGGGCAAGGGCAGTGGCCTTGCGGAGGCACTGGTCCGGCAGTTGAGCAAACAGATTCCCGGCATGAACGATGAAGGAGGCAGGCTCGCTGGCCACAAGGCGAGTCTTGCGGATTACGACCGAAGCCTGCCCGCCCTGAATGCCGAGCTACCCGAGCGGGTTCGGGAGGTAACGTCTGTTGCACAGAAAGCGCCTTCAGCAGTGACGTCGACACCGTCGGACTTGCCGCATCAATTCGAATCTCCGGAGCATTTCGTGGCAGAGCTGCTGCCGGTGGCCGAACGGATTGCCCGGGACTCGGGGATAGACCCGAAACTGATGGTAGCCCAGGCGGCCCTGGAAACAGGCTGGGGCCGGCATATGATCCGTGGGGAGCAGGGCGAGCCCAGTTTTAACCTCTTCGGCATCAAGGCGGACAGCCGCTGGCAGGGTGATGCGGTCTCCATTACCACCACGGAATATCGGGAAGGGCTGCCCATGAAAGAGCAGGCCAACTTCCGGGCCTACAGGGATTACGAATCCAGCTTCCGGGATTATGTCTCTTTCCTGGAATCCAATCCCCGTTACCGGGAGGTCCTGTCGGTAGCAGACCAGCCTGAGGTTTTCGCAGAGAAGCTGCAGGAAGCCGGCTATGCAACCGACCCCAACTACGGCAACAAGATCCGCCAGATCATGAACCGTGACTCATTGATGACGCTGTCCATGGGCAGTGACGGGATGAAGGAGTAA
- the flgG gene encoding flagellar basal-body rod protein FlgG encodes MHPALWVSKTGLSAQDTNMSTISNNLANVNTTGFKRDRAVFQDLLYQINRQPGGLTTQNSELPSGLQLGTGVRVVGTAKQFSQGNLQITEQPLDMAINGRGFLQVQLPDGQIAYTRDGQFQLNADGDVVNPDGYPLEPAINVPENATNITIGKDGTVTAVTDDQAAPVNLGQITLVDFINPQGLQAIGNNLFKATNASGDPAEGEPGLAGLGSIEQGSVESSNVEVVEELVNMITTQRAYEMNSKVVSTTDQMLQFITQNIG; translated from the coding sequence ATGCATCCAGCACTATGGGTCAGCAAGACCGGGTTGAGCGCTCAGGACACCAACATGTCCACCATTTCCAACAACCTGGCGAACGTCAACACCACTGGCTTCAAGCGGGACAGAGCCGTGTTTCAGGATCTTCTGTACCAGATCAACCGGCAGCCCGGTGGTCTGACAACCCAGAACTCGGAACTGCCTTCCGGCTTGCAGTTGGGCACTGGTGTGCGGGTTGTGGGTACGGCCAAGCAATTTTCCCAGGGCAACCTGCAGATTACCGAGCAGCCCCTGGATATGGCCATCAATGGCCGTGGTTTCCTGCAGGTGCAGTTGCCTGATGGCCAGATCGCCTACACCCGCGACGGCCAGTTCCAGCTCAACGCTGATGGCGATGTGGTGAACCCGGATGGCTACCCTCTGGAGCCCGCCATCAACGTGCCGGAGAACGCCACCAATATCACTATTGGTAAAGATGGCACCGTGACGGCGGTAACGGACGATCAGGCAGCACCGGTAAACCTGGGCCAGATTACGTTGGTGGATTTCATCAACCCCCAGGGCCTGCAGGCCATCGGCAACAACCTGTTCAAGGCGACCAACGCCAGTGGCGATCCTGCAGAAGGTGAACCCGGGCTGGCCGGACTCGGCAGTATCGAGCAGGGCTCCGTGGAGTCGTCCAACGTTGAGGTGGTGGAGGAGCTGGTGAACATGATTACCACCCAGCGTGCCTACGAGATGAACTCGAAGGTGGTTTCCACAACCGACCAGATGCTCCAGTTCATCACTCAGAACATCGGCTAA
- the flgK gene encoding flagellar hook-associated protein FlgK — protein sequence MAGLIGIGLTGILSHQAALNTTGNNITNANTPGYSRQEVLFETQEGQRTGAGTIGSGVNVADIRRLANEYLVQQVREDSTLYGEQEALNSELTRLDNLLGGESTGLSNALNNFFASLQNAAEDPTSLPQRQLVLSEAQQVVNRFQALNQEFIQQRESIKTQMQQGVKDANTLLKSIAELNLAISESPGIAQGQMPNELLDKRDEKLRQLSELISIKVSPADGSQVNVSLSNGLSLVVGSNASTLGTRENAEDPTRLEFTLSNGGRLVNIDEQITGGKLGGLLRFDTEGLKPAFDELGRIAIALSDTMNHQHEIGMDLEGELGGLFFTDINSLEAQRSRVVPNGNNAPSTNGQLAVEITDSSALPAGRWTLQFSGDGRSYELIDQGTGRTVNQGRLPDPPQSEISMPGFNIRVEGGTFNAGDKYLIQPSRNAAESIGLVVNREEDLAFASPVRATTGDDNIGTGKIDQGTMLNVRNPFTNSLLPAFQSTGQLANGPITVTFDDPGTGLVFTVTDGGGNPIGPANRPYTPGVANELFSDNPADGAEYQGFQFKITGQPADGDTFEINYNSNGVSDNRNAELLAALGTANTLNGGSQNFSEGYAGLVEDIGVKTRQSQLDVDAGKTLLEQSTNQRESVSGVNLDEEAGRLIQYQAAYNASAQVMSVAQDLFNTLLQSFR from the coding sequence ATGGCAGGGCTCATAGGTATTGGTCTGACCGGCATCCTCAGTCACCAGGCCGCGCTGAACACCACTGGCAACAATATAACCAACGCCAACACGCCGGGTTACAGTCGCCAGGAAGTGCTGTTTGAAACCCAGGAAGGCCAGCGAACTGGTGCCGGCACCATAGGCAGCGGCGTGAACGTGGCGGACATTCGCCGCCTGGCCAACGAATACCTGGTTCAACAGGTGCGTGAAGACAGCACCCTCTACGGAGAGCAGGAAGCCCTTAATTCGGAGCTGACCAGGCTTGATAACCTGCTCGGGGGTGAATCTACCGGCCTCAGCAATGCACTGAACAACTTTTTTGCGAGCCTTCAGAATGCCGCGGAAGATCCGACTTCCTTGCCACAGCGCCAGTTGGTCCTGAGTGAGGCACAGCAGGTTGTAAACCGTTTCCAGGCGCTGAACCAGGAATTCATCCAGCAGCGGGAATCCATCAAGACCCAGATGCAGCAGGGTGTGAAAGACGCGAATACCCTGCTGAAAAGCATTGCGGAGCTGAACCTGGCGATTTCTGAATCACCCGGCATTGCCCAGGGGCAAATGCCCAATGAATTGTTGGATAAGCGGGATGAGAAACTGCGGCAGCTGTCGGAGCTTATTAGCATAAAAGTCAGTCCGGCGGACGGTAGCCAGGTTAACGTGTCTCTGTCGAACGGTTTGTCCCTGGTGGTTGGCAGTAACGCTTCGACCCTCGGCACCCGGGAAAATGCCGAAGATCCGACACGTCTGGAGTTCACGCTGAGCAACGGTGGACGCCTCGTCAATATTGATGAACAGATCACCGGCGGCAAGCTGGGTGGTCTCCTGCGTTTCGATACCGAAGGTCTGAAACCGGCATTCGATGAGCTCGGCAGGATTGCCATTGCCCTCTCCGACACCATGAATCACCAGCATGAAATCGGGATGGATCTGGAGGGCGAACTCGGTGGGCTGTTCTTCACAGATATCAATTCGCTCGAGGCGCAACGGAGCCGCGTGGTCCCTAACGGAAATAACGCGCCCTCGACCAACGGACAGTTGGCTGTCGAGATAACCGACAGTTCGGCGCTTCCGGCAGGCCGCTGGACTCTCCAGTTCAGTGGCGATGGGCGAAGCTACGAGTTGATTGATCAGGGTACTGGAAGAACCGTCAATCAGGGCCGGTTGCCCGATCCGCCCCAGTCTGAGATTTCCATGCCCGGTTTCAACATCCGGGTGGAGGGCGGCACGTTCAATGCCGGAGACAAATATCTGATTCAACCAAGCCGGAATGCGGCGGAGAGCATCGGGCTGGTGGTCAATCGGGAGGAGGATCTGGCTTTCGCAAGTCCGGTTCGTGCTACCACCGGCGATGACAATATCGGTACCGGCAAGATTGATCAGGGCACCATGCTTAACGTCAGGAACCCCTTCACCAACTCCCTGTTGCCCGCGTTCCAATCGACCGGGCAACTGGCGAACGGGCCAATTACCGTAACATTCGACGATCCGGGAACCGGCCTGGTGTTCACGGTTACGGACGGCGGTGGAAACCCGATAGGTCCGGCAAACCGGCCCTACACGCCGGGCGTTGCCAATGAGCTGTTCAGCGACAATCCGGCGGATGGTGCCGAGTACCAGGGTTTCCAGTTCAAGATAACGGGCCAGCCGGCTGACGGTGACACCTTCGAGATCAATTACAACTCCAACGGTGTTTCGGACAACAGGAATGCGGAACTGCTGGCGGCTCTTGGCACGGCCAACACTCTGAATGGTGGCAGCCAGAACTTTTCCGAGGGCTATGCCGGGCTTGTTGAAGATATCGGTGTTAAAACACGCCAGAGCCAATTGGATGTGGATGCCGGCAAAACCCTTCTGGAACAGTCGACCAATCAGCGGGAATCTGTATCCGGCGTTAACCTGGATGAGGAAGCCGGCCGCCTGATCCAGTATCAGGCCGCCTACAATGCCTCGGCCCAGGTCATGTCGGTAGCCCAGGATTTGTTCAATACCCTGTTACAGAGTTTCCGGTAA
- the tgt gene encoding tRNA guanosine(34) transglycosylase Tgt, with protein sequence MSFEKLGEDGRARRGRLTFPRGTVETPAFMPVGTYGTVKGMLPRDIHEIGAEIILGNTFHLMLRPGTEVVKAHGDLHDFTQWHGPILTDSGGFQVFSLGEMRKITEDGVTFRSPVDGSPVELSPEIAIQVQRDLGSDIVMIFDECTPYPATERQAKDSMELSLRWAQRSKDAHEGNPAALFGIVQGGMYEGLRDRSLKGLTEIGFDGYAIGGLSVGEPKEDMIRILDHLPPKMPEDKPRYLMGVGRPEDIVEAVRRGVDMFDCVMPTRNARNGYLFTSTGIVKIRNARHRHDTAPLDERCDCYTCKNFSRSYLHHLDKCGEMLGSQLNTIHNLRFYQNLMAGLRGAIEAGTLSDFVTDFYALRGETVPPLGNV encoded by the coding sequence ATGTCGTTCGAAAAACTGGGCGAGGATGGGCGCGCCCGCCGTGGCCGGCTGACGTTTCCCCGCGGAACCGTTGAGACCCCCGCGTTCATGCCTGTCGGCACTTACGGCACGGTCAAGGGTATGCTGCCCCGCGATATCCACGAAATCGGTGCTGAAATCATTTTGGGGAACACCTTTCACCTGATGCTTCGGCCCGGTACTGAGGTGGTCAAGGCCCATGGCGACCTTCACGATTTCACACAATGGCATGGGCCTATCCTGACCGACTCCGGCGGTTTCCAGGTGTTCAGTCTGGGTGAGATGCGCAAGATCACCGAGGACGGCGTTACCTTCCGTTCTCCGGTAGATGGTTCGCCGGTGGAGCTGTCACCGGAGATTGCGATCCAGGTGCAGCGGGATCTCGGGTCGGACATCGTTATGATATTTGACGAGTGTACGCCTTATCCGGCCACCGAGCGTCAGGCAAAAGATTCCATGGAGCTGTCGCTGCGATGGGCGCAACGAAGCAAAGATGCCCACGAGGGTAACCCTGCGGCGTTGTTCGGCATCGTTCAGGGCGGCATGTACGAAGGCCTGAGGGACCGCTCTCTGAAAGGGCTCACAGAGATCGGCTTCGATGGCTACGCCATTGGCGGTCTGTCGGTTGGCGAGCCCAAGGAAGACATGATCCGGATTCTCGACCACTTGCCGCCGAAAATGCCGGAAGACAAGCCGCGGTACCTGATGGGCGTGGGCCGGCCGGAAGATATCGTCGAGGCGGTGCGTCGCGGTGTCGACATGTTCGACTGTGTAATGCCTACCCGCAATGCCAGGAATGGCTATCTATTTACGTCAACCGGGATCGTAAAAATCCGCAATGCCCGGCACCGTCATGACACCGCGCCGCTGGACGAGCGCTGCGACTGTTATACCTGTAAGAATTTTTCGAGAAGTTATCTCCATCATCTGGATAAATGTGGAGAAATGCTTGGCTCACAACTGAATACCATCCACAACCTCCGGTTCTACCAGAACCTGATGGCTGGATTGCGTGGGGCCATTGAAGCAGGTACATTGTCGGACTTTGTAACCGACTTCTACGCTCTGCGCGGAGAGACCGTTCCGCCCCTGGGCAATGTTTGA
- the flgH gene encoding flagellar basal body L-ring protein FlgH, translated as MTTHRTVRSASTLVIVMLLILLQGCTAMSRPRAVPDDPEFAPVRPQAMMQRDSASGSIYQVSRNYNFYGDTVALNVGDVLTVNLQESTSASKNAETSITKDNETTLPNPTILGKDNFGINTSFNHERDFQGAAEADQSNSLAGSITVTVTEVLPNGVLRIRGEKWLSLTNGDEYIRLTGLVRPQDIQPDNTVASNRIADARFAYGGTGDFDQANQMGWLARFFNSEWWPL; from the coding sequence ATGACAACCCATAGGACAGTGCGAAGCGCCAGTACTCTGGTGATTGTGATGCTTCTGATCCTGTTGCAGGGGTGCACAGCGATGAGTCGCCCGCGGGCAGTTCCGGATGACCCGGAGTTTGCGCCGGTTCGTCCCCAGGCCATGATGCAGCGTGATAGCGCTTCGGGATCTATTTACCAGGTTTCCCGAAACTACAACTTCTACGGCGATACCGTGGCGTTGAACGTGGGTGATGTGCTGACCGTGAATCTGCAGGAATCCACCAGCGCCAGCAAAAATGCCGAGACCAGCATCACCAAGGACAATGAAACGACCTTGCCGAACCCGACCATTCTGGGCAAGGACAACTTTGGGATAAACACGTCGTTCAACCACGAGCGGGATTTCCAGGGCGCGGCAGAAGCAGATCAGAGCAACAGCCTCGCCGGCAGCATCACGGTTACGGTGACCGAAGTATTGCCGAATGGTGTTCTTCGTATTCGTGGCGAGAAATGGCTGTCGTTGACCAATGGTGATGAATACATCCGACTGACGGGTCTGGTACGCCCCCAGGATATCCAGCCTGATAACACGGTGGCATCCAATCGCATTGCGGACGCCCGGTTCGCCTATGGAGGCACTGGTGATTTTGACCAGGCAAACCAGATGGGCTGGCTGGCTCGCTTCTTTAACAGTGAGTGGTGGCCGCTATGA
- the queA gene encoding tRNA preQ1(34) S-adenosylmethionine ribosyltransferase-isomerase QueA: MNVSDFHFDLPDELIARYPLKDRSASRLLCLDGLSGKLDHRIFSELPDLLQPGDLLVFNNTRVIPARLFGKKETGGQVEVLVERVTGEPDIIAHVRASKALKQGQKVILEDGTSLRMAGRDEALFHLVCESEEPVLEVLERIGHMPLPPYVDRPDESTDRERYQTVYAREAGAVAAPTAGLHFDESLLEKLAACGIESAFVTLHVGAGTFQPVRVDKIEDHTMHSEVVNVPQDAVDAIERTRARGGRVVAVGTTSVRSLESASRGGRLRAFTGETDIFIYPGYRFQTVDALITNFHLPESTLIMLVSAFAGYDNVMSAYREAVKERYRFFSYGDAMFINGQEPSRGMLLGATVESNEAGNDNAGEAL; this comes from the coding sequence ATGAATGTCTCCGATTTTCATTTTGACCTGCCGGACGAATTGATCGCCCGCTATCCACTCAAGGATCGCAGCGCGTCCAGGCTGCTTTGTCTCGACGGCCTCTCTGGCAAGCTTGACCACCGAATATTCAGTGAACTCCCTGACCTGCTTCAACCCGGCGACTTGCTGGTGTTTAACAACACCCGGGTGATTCCTGCGCGCCTTTTTGGCAAGAAGGAGACCGGTGGGCAGGTAGAAGTTCTGGTTGAGCGGGTAACCGGAGAACCTGACATCATCGCCCATGTTCGAGCCTCAAAAGCATTGAAACAGGGGCAGAAGGTGATCCTTGAGGATGGCACTTCTTTGAGAATGGCGGGGCGGGACGAAGCGCTGTTTCATCTCGTCTGTGAGTCTGAGGAGCCAGTGCTTGAGGTGCTCGAGCGGATTGGCCACATGCCACTGCCGCCCTATGTGGACCGTCCGGACGAATCCACCGATCGGGAACGCTACCAGACCGTTTACGCTCGGGAAGCAGGTGCCGTAGCAGCCCCCACGGCGGGTCTGCATTTCGATGAGAGCTTGCTGGAGAAACTGGCCGCCTGCGGCATTGAAAGTGCCTTTGTGACCCTGCACGTCGGTGCCGGCACATTCCAGCCGGTACGGGTCGATAAAATCGAGGATCACACCATGCACAGTGAGGTGGTGAACGTTCCCCAGGATGCCGTCGACGCCATCGAACGAACCCGTGCAAGGGGAGGGCGTGTGGTTGCCGTCGGTACCACGTCGGTTCGTTCCCTTGAGTCGGCCAGCCGTGGTGGTCGCCTGAGGGCGTTCACGGGCGAGACCGACATCTTCATTTACCCGGGTTACCGGTTTCAGACCGTGGACGCCCTGATCACCAACTTCCATTTGCCGGAATCCACCCTGATCATGTTGGTCAGCGCGTTTGCCGGCTATGACAACGTCATGTCGGCCTACCGGGAAGCGGTAAAGGAACGCTACCGCTTTTTCAGTTACGGTGACGCCATGTTTATCAACGGTCAGGAACCCAGCCGGGGCATGTTGCTCGGGGCGACCGTGGAATCCAATGAAGCCGGTAACGATAATGCCGGGGAGGCTTTGTGA